In the Mycolicibacterium thermoresistibile genome, one interval contains:
- the pyk gene encoding pyruvate kinase, giving the protein MTRRGKIVCTLGPATSTEEAVRGLVEAGMDVARLNFSHGTHADHERYYKLVRAASDLTGRAVGILADLQGPKIRLGRFADGSTYWATGETVRITVDDIQGTHDRVSTTYKNLAADAARGDRLLVDDGKVALVVTAVEGDDVVCEVVEGGPVSNNKGLSLPGMNVSVPALTEKDVEDLEFAIRLGVDMVALSFVRSPADVELVHEVMDRVGRRVPVIAKLEKPEAIDNLEAIVLAFDGVMVARGDLGVELPLEEVPLVQKRAIQTARENAKPVIVATQMLESMIENSRPTRAEASDVANAVLDGTDAVMLSGETSVGKYPLEAVRTMASIVAAVEENSTAAPPLTHLPRTKRGVISYAARDIGERLDAKALVAFTQSGDTVRRLARLHTPLPLLAFTSLPEIRSQLALTWGTETFIVPHIQTTDGMIRQVDQSLLQLGRYKRGDLVVIVAGAPPGTVGSTNMIHVHRIGEDDHF; this is encoded by the coding sequence GTGACTAGGCGCGGAAAAATCGTCTGTACCCTTGGGCCGGCCACGTCGACCGAGGAGGCGGTCAGAGGCCTGGTTGAGGCGGGCATGGATGTTGCCCGGCTCAACTTCAGCCACGGAACCCACGCCGACCACGAGCGCTACTACAAGCTGGTCCGAGCCGCGTCAGATCTGACCGGACGCGCCGTCGGAATCCTTGCTGACCTGCAAGGACCCAAAATCCGGCTGGGCCGGTTCGCCGACGGCAGCACCTACTGGGCCACCGGTGAGACCGTCCGGATCACCGTCGACGACATCCAGGGCACCCATGACCGGGTGTCGACGACCTACAAGAACCTCGCCGCCGACGCCGCCCGCGGGGACCGACTGCTGGTCGACGACGGCAAGGTCGCGCTGGTGGTCACCGCGGTGGAGGGCGACGACGTCGTCTGCGAGGTCGTCGAGGGCGGTCCGGTCAGCAACAACAAGGGGCTGTCCCTGCCCGGTATGAACGTGTCGGTGCCCGCGCTGACCGAGAAGGACGTCGAAGACCTGGAATTCGCGATCCGGCTCGGGGTCGACATGGTGGCGCTGTCCTTCGTGCGCTCACCGGCCGATGTGGAGCTGGTCCACGAGGTGATGGACCGCGTCGGCCGCCGGGTTCCGGTCATCGCCAAACTGGAGAAGCCGGAGGCGATCGACAACCTCGAGGCCATTGTGCTGGCATTCGACGGGGTGATGGTCGCCCGCGGCGACCTGGGTGTGGAACTGCCTCTGGAAGAGGTTCCGCTGGTCCAGAAACGTGCGATTCAAACCGCAAGGGAGAACGCGAAACCCGTCATCGTCGCCACCCAGATGCTGGAGTCGATGATCGAGAACTCCCGGCCCACCCGCGCCGAGGCCTCCGACGTCGCCAACGCGGTGCTCGACGGCACCGACGCGGTGATGCTGTCCGGGGAGACCTCCGTCGGCAAGTACCCGTTGGAGGCGGTGCGCACGATGGCCTCGATCGTCGCCGCGGTCGAGGAGAATTCCACCGCGGCCCCGCCGTTGACCCATCTGCCGCGCACCAAACGGGGCGTGATCTCCTACGCCGCCCGCGACATCGGGGAACGCCTCGACGCCAAGGCGCTGGTGGCGTTCACCCAGTCCGGCGACACGGTGCGCCGGCTGGCGCGGCTGCACACCCCGCTGCCGCTGCTGGCGTTCACCTCGCTGCCCGAGATCCGCAGCCAGTTGGCGTTGACCTGGGGCACCGAGACGTTCATCGTGCCGCACATCCAGACCACCGACGGCATGATCCGCCAGGTGGACCAGTCGTTACTGCAGCTCGGCCGCTATAAGCGGGGCGATCTGGTGGTCATCGTCGCAGGCGCTCCACCGGGCACAGTAGGCTCGACGAACATGATCCACGTGCACCGGATCGGGGAGGACGACCACTTCTGA
- a CDS encoding acyl-CoA thioesterase II, with protein sequence MAAASDFEELLAILDLRRTDDSTFLGSHPSKNPVRTFGGQMMAQAFVAAGRTVPAQLPPSAISVHFIAGGDPARDLEFRVVRLRDERRFANRRVDVCQGDDLLATAMVSYLSGGRGLEHSVAPPDVPGPEELPKIDELLRGYEETVPHFVEALRPIEWRYANDPAWVMRDKGGRLEYNRVWLKTEGALPDDPVLHAAAMLYSSDTTVLDSIITTHGLSWGFDRIFAVTTNHSVWFHRPVRFDEWVLYSTTSPVAAESRGLGSGHFFDRSGQLLATVIQEGIVKYFPAR encoded by the coding sequence TTGGCAGCAGCTTCAGACTTCGAGGAACTGCTGGCGATTCTCGACCTCAGGAGAACCGACGACAGCACCTTCCTGGGCTCCCATCCGAGCAAGAATCCGGTCCGCACCTTCGGCGGCCAGATGATGGCGCAGGCGTTCGTCGCCGCCGGCCGTACGGTGCCGGCCCAACTTCCGCCCAGCGCGATCTCGGTGCACTTCATCGCCGGCGGCGACCCGGCGCGCGATCTGGAGTTCCGGGTGGTGCGGCTGCGCGACGAGCGGCGTTTCGCCAACCGCCGGGTCGACGTGTGCCAGGGCGATGACCTGCTGGCCACCGCGATGGTGTCGTATCTGTCCGGCGGCCGCGGCCTGGAACACAGTGTCGCCCCACCCGACGTGCCCGGCCCGGAGGAACTCCCCAAGATCGACGAGCTGTTGCGCGGCTACGAGGAGACCGTCCCGCATTTCGTCGAGGCGCTGCGCCCGATCGAGTGGCGTTACGCCAATGACCCGGCCTGGGTGATGCGCGACAAGGGCGGCCGGCTGGAGTACAACCGGGTCTGGTTGAAGACCGAGGGGGCGCTGCCCGACGATCCGGTGTTGCACGCGGCGGCCATGCTGTACTCGTCGGACACCACCGTGCTGGACTCCATCATCACCACCCACGGGCTGTCCTGGGGATTCGACCGCATCTTCGCGGTGACCACGAACCATTCGGTGTGGTTCCACCGGCCGGTGCGTTTCGACGAATGGGTGCTGTACTCCACGACGTCACCGGTGGCCGCCGAGTCCCGCGGGCTGGGCAGCGGGCATTTCTTCGACCGGTCGGGCCAACTGCTGGCCACGGTGATCCAGGAGGGGATCGTCAAGTACTTCCCGGCCCGGTGA
- a CDS encoding DUF4190 domain-containing protein, whose product MTEPDKPSVPEQPQPNPYGQPPGGYPVPPPPPPYGGYPGHPAAPTAPQNGLGIAALVVAIVALLFFWSVLGGIVGGIVAVILGVLARGRVKRGEATNGGVATAGIVLGVLAVLAGVASIAIYVALFNEVGGADYVSCVRDAGNDDAALQECEQRFRDRLEDRLGVTLEPNP is encoded by the coding sequence ATGACCGAGCCGGACAAACCATCGGTGCCCGAGCAGCCGCAGCCGAATCCGTACGGGCAGCCGCCCGGCGGATACCCGGTGCCTCCGCCGCCACCGCCGTACGGCGGTTACCCCGGCCACCCCGCCGCCCCGACGGCGCCGCAGAACGGCCTCGGGATCGCCGCCCTGGTGGTCGCGATCGTGGCGCTGCTGTTCTTCTGGTCGGTGCTCGGTGGGATCGTCGGCGGGATCGTCGCCGTCATCCTGGGCGTCCTGGCCCGGGGCCGGGTGAAACGCGGCGAGGCCACCAACGGCGGTGTGGCGACCGCCGGCATCGTGCTCGGCGTGCTGGCCGTGCTGGCCGGTGTGGCGTCGATCGCGATCTACGTCGCCCTGTTCAACGAGGTCGGCGGCGCCGACTACGTCTCCTGTGTCCGCGACGCCGGCAACGACGACGCCGCACTGCAGGAGTGCGAACAACGGTTCCGGGACCGGCTCGAGGACCGGCTCGGCGTCACGCTCGAGCCGAACCCCTGA
- a CDS encoding ATP-binding cassette domain-containing protein, with translation MRHSPTADPLWSMIPLLRPRLPRLALAVTFGVLSLGSALALAGVSAWLITRAWQMPPVLHLTVAVTTVRALGISRGVFHYCERLASHDTALRAAEHARTTLYTRLAEAPEHVVSRFSSGELVARVGDSVDEVADVLVRAVLPIAVAVVLAVAAVSVIAVISPAAAVVLAVCLLIAGVLAPRMAARAVTSTEAVAAQYQSDRNTAAMLALQHAPELRVSGRLEAVITEAERRHHAWGDAADRAAAPAALANAATTLAIGAAVLGAVVAAIPLAGAVAPTTVAILMLLPLSAFEATTALPGAAVQLTRSRIAARRLAELIDPAEHGRPRLTVPTPDITHGSRLAVLGPSGSGKTTLLMNLADRYDGGRFPRATFFAEDGHLFDTTVRDNLLVARGDATDDELRAALRRVGLGRWLDSLPRGLDTVLSGGAAAVSAGQRRRLLLARALVSTSPIVLLDEPTEHLDAGDAEQMLVDLLTPGAMFPADRAVVVATHHLPVGLECQTLELAHCG, from the coding sequence ATGCGGCACTCGCCCACCGCTGACCCGCTGTGGTCGATGATTCCGCTGCTGCGGCCGCGGTTGCCGCGGCTGGCCCTGGCCGTGACCTTCGGGGTGCTGTCGTTGGGCAGTGCGCTGGCGCTGGCCGGGGTGTCGGCCTGGCTGATCACCCGCGCCTGGCAGATGCCGCCGGTCCTGCATCTCACCGTGGCGGTGACGACCGTTCGCGCACTGGGCATCTCCCGCGGCGTGTTCCACTACTGCGAACGGCTGGCGTCGCATGACACCGCGCTGCGCGCCGCCGAGCACGCCCGTACCACGCTGTACACCCGGCTGGCCGAGGCGCCCGAACACGTCGTCAGCCGGTTCTCCAGCGGCGAACTGGTCGCCCGGGTGGGCGACTCGGTCGACGAGGTCGCCGATGTCCTGGTCCGCGCGGTGCTGCCGATCGCGGTCGCGGTGGTGCTGGCGGTGGCGGCGGTCTCGGTCATCGCGGTGATCTCGCCCGCGGCGGCGGTCGTGCTGGCCGTCTGCCTGCTGATCGCCGGGGTGCTGGCGCCCCGGATGGCGGCACGTGCCGTCACCTCGACCGAAGCCGTTGCCGCACAATACCAATCCGATCGCAACACGGCGGCGATGCTGGCCCTGCAGCATGCGCCGGAACTGCGGGTCAGCGGTCGGCTCGAGGCGGTGATCACCGAGGCGGAGCGCCGGCACCACGCATGGGGGGATGCCGCCGACCGGGCCGCGGCACCGGCCGCCCTCGCCAACGCGGCCACCACCCTCGCCATCGGCGCGGCGGTGCTCGGCGCCGTCGTCGCCGCGATTCCGCTGGCCGGCGCCGTCGCACCGACGACCGTCGCGATCCTGATGCTGTTACCGCTGTCGGCTTTCGAGGCGACCACGGCGCTTCCGGGCGCCGCCGTGCAGTTGACCCGGTCCCGGATCGCCGCGCGCCGGCTGGCCGAGCTGATCGATCCGGCCGAGCACGGCCGGCCCCGACTCACGGTCCCGACACCGGACATCACGCACGGGAGCCGGCTGGCGGTCCTCGGGCCCAGCGGCTCCGGCAAGACCACCCTGCTGATGAACCTGGCGGACCGCTACGACGGCGGCCGGTTCCCCCGCGCAACCTTCTTCGCCGAGGACGGGCATCTGTTCGACACCACGGTGCGCGACAACCTGCTGGTCGCCCGCGGTGACGCCACCGATGACGAACTGCGCGCGGCCCTGCGCCGGGTCGGGCTGGGCCGATGGTTGGACAGCCTGCCCCGGGGACTCGACACGGTGCTGTCCGGCGGCGCGGCAGCGGTGTCGGCAGGACAACGCCGCCGGTTGCTGTTGGCCCGGGCGCTGGTGTCGACGTCGCCGATCGTGCTTCTCGACGAACCCACCGAACATCTCGACGCCGGCGACGCCGAGCAGATGCTGGTCGATCTGCTCACCCCGGGCGCGATGTTCCCCGCCGACCGCGCCGTCGTCGTCGCCACCCACCACCTTCCGGTGGGGCTGGAATGTCAGACCCTCGAGCTCGCACATTGCGGGTAA
- the cydD gene encoding thiol reductant ABC exporter subunit CydD, which translates to MRRYLAASVAASTVIAAATIGSAVVLAGIVAGVITDPATRTVAYWSDQLALLTGLWLIRTGAHWQQGRLSQRGATAVIAELSSKVLRTVTAAAPRDLAAARDRAAAVVTRGLDGLRPYFTGYLPTLFSAGILTPAAVFAIAWHDLQSAVTVLIVLPLIPLFMVLIGLTTRDHSAAALAAMTNLQNRTLDLIAGIPTLRALNRIDGSARRIAELVAAHRRSTMATLRIAFLSAFVLELLATLSVALVAVGIGLRLVYGEMTLTAGLTALLLAPEVFWPLRRIGVEFHAAQDGKAAADKAFELLDAAPRPAGGTRVVEAAGATIEVDALTADLGPGCVTVLTGPNGVGKSSVLHTVLGLAPPLSGSVRVGGVDIGELDLPAWWRQIAWLPHRPVLIPGTVRDNLSLFGPLEDPENAFRRSGFDEVLAALPDGMDTPLGRDGVGLSLGQRQRLGLARALGSPAPVLLLDEPTAHLDAAMEARVLAAITDRARAGATVVVVGHREPVLSIADRVVYLKEAAADAALAHR; encoded by the coding sequence ATGCGGCGTTATCTCGCCGCATCGGTGGCCGCGAGCACGGTGATCGCCGCCGCCACCATCGGTTCGGCCGTCGTGCTGGCCGGGATCGTGGCGGGCGTCATCACCGATCCGGCCACCCGCACGGTGGCGTACTGGTCGGATCAACTGGCGCTGCTGACCGGGTTGTGGTTGATCCGCACCGGCGCGCACTGGCAGCAGGGCCGGCTGTCCCAACGCGGCGCCACCGCGGTGATCGCCGAACTGAGCAGCAAGGTGCTGCGCACCGTCACCGCGGCGGCACCGCGTGACCTCGCCGCGGCCCGCGACCGCGCCGCGGCGGTGGTGACCCGCGGACTGGACGGGTTGCGTCCGTACTTCACCGGCTATCTGCCGACCCTGTTCTCGGCCGGGATCCTCACCCCGGCAGCGGTGTTCGCCATCGCCTGGCATGATCTGCAGTCCGCGGTCACGGTGCTGATCGTGCTGCCGTTGATCCCGTTGTTCATGGTGCTGATCGGCCTCACCACCCGCGACCACTCCGCGGCGGCGCTGGCGGCGATGACGAATCTACAGAACCGGACCCTCGACCTGATCGCCGGAATCCCCACCCTGCGCGCCCTGAACCGGATCGACGGATCAGCCCGGCGGATCGCCGAACTGGTTGCGGCGCACCGCCGCTCGACGATGGCCACGTTGCGGATCGCCTTCCTGTCGGCGTTCGTCCTGGAACTGCTCGCGACCCTGAGCGTGGCGCTGGTGGCGGTCGGCATCGGGTTGCGCCTGGTGTACGGGGAGATGACGCTGACGGCGGGGCTCACCGCGCTGCTGCTGGCGCCGGAGGTGTTCTGGCCGCTCCGTCGCATCGGCGTCGAATTCCACGCGGCACAGGACGGAAAAGCAGCTGCGGACAAGGCATTCGAACTTCTCGACGCCGCACCGCGGCCGGCCGGTGGCACCCGGGTGGTGGAGGCCGCCGGCGCCACCATCGAAGTCGACGCCCTCACCGCGGACCTCGGACCCGGTTGTGTCACCGTGCTGACCGGCCCGAACGGGGTGGGCAAGAGCTCTGTCCTGCACACCGTGCTGGGACTGGCCCCGCCGCTGTCCGGTTCGGTCCGGGTCGGCGGCGTGGACATCGGCGAACTCGATCTGCCGGCGTGGTGGCGTCAGATCGCCTGGCTACCGCACCGCCCGGTGCTCATACCCGGCACAGTCCGGGACAACCTGTCCCTGTTCGGGCCGCTCGAGGATCCTGAGAACGCGTTCCGCAGATCGGGTTTCGATGAGGTACTGGCGGCACTTCCGGACGGCATGGACACCCCGCTGGGCCGCGACGGCGTGGGCCTGTCACTCGGTCAGCGCCAGCGGCTCGGCCTGGCCCGCGCGCTCGGCTCGCCCGCGCCGGTGCTGCTGCTCGACGAACCGACCGCCCACCTCGACGCCGCCATGGAGGCCCGGGTGCTGGCCGCGATCACCGACCGGGCCCGTGCGGGCGCCACGGTGGTCGTGGTCGGTCACCGCGAACCGGTGCTGTCCATCGCCGACCGGGTGGTGTACCTGAAGGAGGCGGCCGCCGATGCGGCACTCGCCCACCGCTGA
- the cydB gene encoding cytochrome d ubiquinol oxidase subunit II has protein sequence MGLQELWFILIAALFLGFLVLEGFDFGVGMLMGPLGAAGEGDPEPRRRAVLNTIGPVWDANEVWLITAGASMFAAFPNWYATLFSALYLPLLAILFGMIVRIVGIEWRGKIDDERWRKWADAGIAVGSWLPAVLWGVAFAILLRGLPIDADGRAHPGLTDVLNGYTLLGGLATASLFAFYGAVFVALKTAGSVRADAFRFAKWLSAPVIVLAGGFGLWTQLAHGTDWTWVALGVAVVALLVAVGLMWAGRREGWAFFNTVVVITAVTVLIFGAMYPNLLPSTLNPEWSVTIYNGSSTPYTLQIMSWAALTLLPLVLGYQAWTYWVFRKRISTDAIPPPIGLPR, from the coding sequence GTGGGATTGCAAGAACTGTGGTTCATCCTCATCGCCGCACTGTTCCTCGGCTTTCTGGTGCTGGAGGGTTTCGACTTCGGCGTCGGCATGCTGATGGGCCCGCTCGGCGCGGCCGGCGAGGGCGATCCGGAGCCCCGGCGCCGGGCCGTGCTCAACACGATCGGCCCGGTCTGGGACGCCAACGAGGTGTGGCTGATCACCGCGGGCGCATCCATGTTCGCGGCATTCCCCAACTGGTACGCCACCCTGTTCTCGGCGCTGTACCTGCCGTTGCTGGCGATCCTGTTCGGGATGATCGTGCGCATCGTCGGCATCGAGTGGCGGGGCAAGATCGACGACGAGCGCTGGCGCAAGTGGGCCGACGCCGGGATCGCGGTCGGCTCCTGGCTGCCGGCCGTGCTGTGGGGTGTGGCGTTCGCGATCCTGTTGCGTGGTCTGCCGATCGACGCGGACGGGCGGGCGCACCCGGGGCTCACCGACGTGCTGAACGGTTACACCCTGCTCGGCGGGCTGGCGACGGCGTCGCTGTTCGCGTTCTACGGGGCGGTGTTCGTGGCGCTCAAGACCGCCGGATCGGTGCGCGCCGACGCGTTCCGGTTCGCCAAATGGCTGTCCGCGCCGGTGATCGTGCTCGCCGGAGGTTTCGGGCTGTGGACCCAGCTCGCCCACGGCACCGACTGGACCTGGGTGGCGCTGGGCGTCGCGGTGGTGGCCCTGCTGGTCGCCGTGGGGCTGATGTGGGCCGGCCGGCGCGAGGGCTGGGCGTTCTTCAACACCGTGGTCGTCATCACCGCCGTCACCGTGCTGATCTTCGGTGCGATGTATCCGAACCTGTTGCCCTCCACCCTGAACCCGGAATGGAGCGTGACGATCTACAACGGGTCGTCGACGCCGTACACGCTGCAGATCATGTCGTGGGCGGCGCTCACGCTGCTGCCGCTGGTGCTGGGTTACCAGGCCTGGACATACTGGGTGTTCCGCAAGCGGATCAGCACCGATGCGATACCTCCCCCGATCGGATTGCCGAGGTAG
- a CDS encoding cytochrome ubiquinol oxidase subunit I — protein sequence MDALDLSRWQFGITTVYHFIFVPLTIGLAPILAAMQTAWMVTGNTAWYRLTRFFGKLFLINFALGVATGVVQEFQFGMNWSEYSRFVGDIFGAPLAFEGLVAFFFESTFIGLWVFGWGRLNRWVHLACIWIVAFAVNASAYFIIAANSFMQHPVGARFNPETGRAELENFVALLTNNTAIWAFLHAVAASFLTAGAFVAGVCAWLMVRSHRNPDESAPAPTLYRPATIASCVVVLVSSVALFFTGDIQGKLMFVQQPMKMASAESLCYTATDPGFSVLTVGRHNNCDSVVHLIEVPYVLPFLAEGTFSGVTLEGVEDLQQQYEQRFGPGNYRPNLFVTYWSFRAMIGLMLVPVAFALVALWLTRRGRIPHQLWFGRFGIATIPTPFLASSAGWIFTEMGRQPWVVVPAPDGDELVRLTVQEGVSGHAPGTVLFSLTVFTLIYGVLAVIWFWLMRRYVVEGPQEHDSEPVPPSPPGDDEMAQLSFAY from the coding sequence ATGGACGCGCTGGATCTGTCACGGTGGCAATTCGGGATCACCACCGTCTACCACTTCATCTTCGTACCGCTCACGATCGGGTTGGCGCCGATCCTGGCGGCCATGCAGACCGCCTGGATGGTCACCGGCAACACCGCCTGGTACCGGCTGACCAGGTTTTTCGGCAAACTCTTCTTGATCAACTTCGCACTCGGGGTGGCCACCGGGGTGGTTCAGGAGTTCCAGTTCGGCATGAACTGGAGCGAGTACTCCCGGTTCGTCGGCGACATCTTCGGCGCCCCACTGGCGTTCGAGGGCCTGGTCGCCTTCTTCTTCGAGTCGACCTTCATCGGGCTGTGGGTCTTCGGCTGGGGCCGGCTCAACCGGTGGGTGCACCTGGCGTGCATCTGGATCGTCGCGTTCGCGGTGAACGCCTCGGCGTACTTCATCATCGCCGCGAACTCGTTCATGCAGCACCCGGTGGGAGCCCGATTCAACCCCGAGACGGGCCGGGCCGAGTTGGAGAACTTCGTCGCGCTGCTCACCAACAACACCGCGATCTGGGCCTTCCTGCATGCGGTGGCGGCATCGTTCCTCACCGCCGGCGCCTTCGTCGCCGGGGTGTGCGCCTGGCTGATGGTCCGTTCGCACCGCAACCCCGATGAGTCGGCGCCGGCGCCGACGCTGTACCGGCCCGCCACCATCGCGTCCTGCGTGGTGGTGCTGGTCTCCTCGGTCGCGCTGTTCTTCACCGGCGACATCCAGGGCAAACTGATGTTCGTCCAGCAGCCGATGAAGATGGCCTCGGCGGAATCGCTGTGCTACACCGCGACCGATCCGGGCTTCTCGGTGCTCACCGTCGGCCGGCACAACAACTGCGACAGCGTGGTCCACCTCATCGAGGTACCGTATGTGCTGCCGTTCCTGGCCGAGGGCACGTTCAGCGGCGTCACCCTGGAAGGGGTGGAGGACCTCCAACAGCAGTACGAACAGCGGTTCGGGCCGGGCAATTACCGGCCGAACCTGTTCGTCACGTACTGGTCGTTCCGCGCCATGATCGGCCTGATGCTGGTCCCGGTCGCGTTCGCGCTGGTGGCGCTGTGGCTGACCCGGCGCGGCCGCATCCCGCACCAACTCTGGTTCGGCCGGTTCGGCATCGCCACCATCCCGACCCCGTTCCTGGCCAGTTCGGCCGGTTGGATCTTCACCGAGATGGGCCGCCAACCGTGGGTGGTGGTGCCCGCCCCCGACGGTGACGAGCTGGTGCGGCTGACCGTCCAGGAGGGCGTCTCCGGTCACGCGCCGGGCACGGTGCTGTTCTCGCTGACCGTGTTCACCCTGATCTACGGGGTGCTCGCGGTGATCTGGTTCTGGTTGATGCGCCGCTACGTGGTGGAAGGGCCCCAGGAGCACGACTCCGAACCGGTCCCGCCGTCGCCGCCCGGTGACGACGAGATGGCCCAACTGTCGTTCGCCTACTGA
- a CDS encoding HdeD family acid-resistance protein: MNTAASPRLLPYLWKSTLVSGVLAVILGVLILVWPGESIVAAAILFGAYLLVAGITQVIVAFTLDVSAGGRVLLFIGGAAALILAVLSIRQLWEGDVALVVLLLAIWIGIGFVFRGVATAVSAVSDPDLPGRGWHIFFGIVSLLAGIVMLAFPFSSLTVLMLVTGVWLIVLGVFEIVAAFSVRKATRRLEELTTGG, from the coding sequence ATGAACACTGCTGCTTCGCCACGGCTGTTGCCGTACCTGTGGAAGTCCACCCTGGTCTCCGGTGTCCTCGCGGTCATCCTCGGGGTGCTCATCCTGGTGTGGCCCGGTGAGTCGATCGTCGCCGCCGCCATCCTGTTCGGCGCATATCTGTTGGTGGCCGGGATCACCCAGGTGATCGTCGCGTTCACGCTGGACGTCTCGGCCGGCGGTCGGGTGTTGCTGTTCATCGGCGGCGCCGCCGCGCTCATCCTCGCCGTGCTGTCGATCCGGCAGCTGTGGGAGGGCGATGTCGCGCTGGTGGTGCTGCTGCTGGCCATCTGGATCGGCATCGGATTCGTCTTCCGCGGCGTGGCCACCGCGGTGTCGGCGGTGAGCGATCCGGATCTGCCCGGCCGCGGCTGGCACATCTTCTTCGGGATCGTCAGCCTGCTGGCCGGCATCGTGATGCTGGCGTTCCCGTTCTCGTCGCTCACCGTGCTGATGCTGGTCACCGGTGTCTGGCTGATCGTGCTCGGTGTGTTCGAGATCGTCGCCGCGTTCAGCGTGCGGAAGGCGACCCGCAGGCTCGAGGAACTCACCACCGGCGGCTAG
- the macS gene encoding MacS family sensor histidine kinase, producing MAAERVDPATPLWRAAQVFRLLSCLYAVGFQIAVNGDLRHPAAGWLMLAVLLAWSAACAVGYLNGFARRPGWVIAEIVVVIALMLATGLIADAAWVADNQSLPTTLWATNATISAAIQFGPVRGMLTGVAVMLAAAALKGHISINLGRNATIVIELAVGLAVGMAAQTARRAHAELRRAARLAAVTEERERLSRQVHDGAIQVLALVARRGREIGGEVTELAELAGEQERALRRLVSATESAPGGADHTVDVATLLRRRACDRVTMSLPGTPVPMDADVAAELDAAVGNALDNVALHAGPDARAFVLVEDLGDTVTVSIRDDGAGIAPGRLDEAVREGRMGIAKSIVGRMESLGGEAVLTTSERGTEWELTVPRKDGRHG from the coding sequence ATGGCCGCCGAACGCGTTGACCCCGCCACCCCGCTGTGGCGGGCGGCGCAGGTGTTCCGGTTGCTCAGCTGTCTGTACGCGGTGGGATTCCAGATCGCGGTCAACGGCGATCTGCGCCACCCGGCGGCGGGCTGGCTGATGCTGGCGGTGCTGCTCGCCTGGAGCGCAGCCTGTGCGGTCGGCTATCTCAACGGATTCGCTCGCCGGCCCGGCTGGGTGATCGCGGAGATCGTGGTCGTCATCGCGCTGATGCTGGCCACCGGCCTGATCGCCGACGCGGCCTGGGTCGCCGACAACCAGTCGCTGCCCACCACCCTGTGGGCCACCAACGCCACCATCTCGGCGGCGATCCAGTTCGGCCCCGTTCGCGGCATGCTGACCGGGGTGGCGGTGATGCTGGCCGCCGCCGCGCTGAAGGGGCACATCAGCATCAACCTGGGCCGGAACGCCACCATCGTCATCGAACTCGCGGTGGGCCTGGCCGTCGGCATGGCCGCCCAGACCGCGCGGCGTGCCCACGCCGAACTGCGACGGGCGGCCCGGCTGGCCGCGGTGACCGAGGAACGGGAACGGCTGTCCCGGCAGGTCCACGACGGTGCGATCCAGGTGCTGGCGCTGGTGGCGCGCCGGGGCCGTGAGATCGGGGGAGAGGTCACCGAACTCGCCGAGCTCGCCGGTGAGCAGGAGCGGGCGCTGCGCCGGCTGGTCAGCGCCACCGAGAGCGCACCGGGCGGTGCCGACCACACGGTCGACGTGGCGACCCTGTTGCGCCGCCGCGCCTGCGACCGGGTGACGATGAGCCTGCCCGGCACACCGGTGCCGATGGACGCCGACGTCGCCGCGGAACTCGATGCGGCGGTGGGTAATGCGCTGGACAATGTCGCGCTGCACGCCGGCCCGGACGCCCGCGCGTTCGTGCTGGTGGAGGATCTCGGCGACACCGTGACGGTGAGCATCCGCGACGACGGTGCGGGCATCGCACCCGGCCGGCTCGACGAGGCGGTCCGGGAGGGCCGGATGGGCATCGCGAAATCGATTGTCGGCAGGATGGAGTCGCTGGGCGGCGAGGCCGTCCTCACCACCTCGGAACGGGGCACGGAATGGGAGCTCACCGTGCCGCGGAAGGACGGTCGTCATGGGTGA